The following coding sequences lie in one Apium graveolens cultivar Ventura chromosome 1, ASM990537v1, whole genome shotgun sequence genomic window:
- the LOC141675356 gene encoding chalcone synthase 9-like encodes MVTVNEFRKTQRAEGPATVLAIGTATPPNCLDQSTLPDIYFHVTNTEDKTGLMKEIFKRMCDKSGIKTRYLHFTEELLKDHPDFLDNITPSLDARLEILVNEVPKLGNGAATRAIKEWGQPKSKITHLIFCTTSGAHLPGADFRLAKLLGLCPSVKRYMMYQQGCFGGGTVLRLAKDLAENNKGARVLAVCCEMTVIGFRGPNGMPTDSLVAQVLFGDGAAAVIVGSDPVVGVENPLFEIVSAAQTFLPDSVDAISGQLRSIGLTYHIRREVPEMIAKNIGKSLVEAFQPLEITDWNSIFWIAHPGGPAILDQIEKELSLKPDKLKSARTVLRDYGNMSSATVLFILDEMRNASAKDGKKTTGEGLDWGVLCSFGPGLTFETVVLHSVPT; translated from the exons ATGGTGACAGTGAATGAGTTCCGAAAGACACAACGGGCTGAAGGTCCTGCAACTGTGCTTGCTATCGGAACTGCTACGCCGCCTAACTGTCTCGATCAAAGCACGTTACCGGATATTTATTTTCATGTCACTAATACTGAAGATAAAACAGGTCTCATGAAAGAAATATTTAAGCGCATGT GTGACAAATCGGGGATCAAAACTCGTTACTTGCACTTTACAGAAGAATTACTGAAAGATCATCCAGATTTCTTAGATAACATTACACCATCACTTGACGCTAGGCTAGAAATTTTGGTAAATGAAGTGCCGAAATTAGGAAATGGAGCTGCCACAAGGGCCATAAAAGAATGGGGGCAGCCAAAGTCCAAAATCACCCACCTTATCTTTTGCACCACTAGCGGTGCCCATTTGCCTGGAGCAGACTTTCGCCTTGCCAAGCTTCTGGGGCTCTGTCCATCGGTGAAGCGCTACATGATGTACCAACAAGGTTGCTTTGGCGGTGGCACAGTTCTTCGTCTTGCAAAAGACTTGGCTGAGAACAACAAAGGTGCTCGTGTGCTTGCCGTTTGCTGTGAGATGACTGTCATTGGATTTCGGGGGCCAAACGGAATGCCAACTGATAGTCTGGTGGCCCAGGTCTTGTTTGGTGATGGAGCTGCTGCGGTGATAGTGGGCTCGGACCCGGTTGTTGGAGTCGAGAACCCTTTGTTCGAGATTGTTTCTGCAGCTCAAACCTTCCTTCCGGATAGTGTTGATGCTATAAGCGGTCAGCTTAGAAGTATAGGGCTTACTTATCACATTCGTAGAGAAGTTCCCGAGATGATTGCAAAAAATATTGGGAAGAGTTTAGTTGAGGCATTCCAACCCTTGGAAATAACTGACTGGAACTCGATTTTTTGGATTGCACATCCTGGAGGCCCAGCTATACTCGATCAAATCGAAAAAGAGTTAAGCTTGAAGCCTGACAAACTGAAGTCTGCACGAACGGTTCTAAGGGACTACGGAAACATGTCAAGTGCTACTGTTCTGTTCATACTGGATGAAATGAGAAATGCTTCAGCTAAGGATGGAAAGAAAACTACTGGAGAAGGACTTGATTGGGGTGTTCTGTGTAGTTTTGGGCCTGGTCTCACTTTCGAGACTGTTGTTCTTCACAGTGTGCCTACTTAA
- the LOC141675372 gene encoding uncharacterized protein LOC141675372 isoform X2 — MDDMDIDQVVEVPDTPDRLASQNINGKNCIRRERHVSSMGNLNENADMSNAGLQGGLRNNKRTAKSEGRSVYLPPRNGSKKSELQGNIINILSGPALSSRGACNSRRAEADLKFNHRGKSSIQTEYTGKGKALSSSHSEMPGYQGPVKVPDLTKDDDHFKISQKFVTGSSQSEEHKKEMSDTSFSPLLIAEESDIGKKVDYPRTSNRNSFQRKLVRNGCISPLNVAKAKLSTQKQNNTFLHTHQDYSATSRDSSAEFKDSFRVEGNGCVSPLNVAKANQSAHKKNNTFLHPYHEDSGTSRELPAEDLDSRRVKGKGLLTHSRLLKESEAKTRPSSGRTLAGKVDVASHANKDGPSGWISTHEHTRRLNPSLSNEEPLLSRRADDPCNVNKFPRTVVVKRDNKDGNITRKHSIQSQNVSAAPIVQTVPQKQQGCHLNDHHDPSNIVIKRQRQGSSSSHQGESSSSAIANSELVVLGSPGEPSNGRSNRTQNSQAARGFKPIIDIDEFSPETRNNGSCNIDCSSRSVSDMRDRQLEADEILARELQEQLYNESNFAADHEFDEHFALALQQENLQHAFDSRSRHVSHPRSSSISNLHRENVFRSSPNSSTRRVTQPRVPTSTRMARLRGGRFPGQSRTVSSRQRNVVFPPNMDVDMRMHILETLEAFNDMGMAGSLLQTQRDFNENDYEMLLALDENNDRHGGASAAQINALPESTVQTDNFEECSICLETPTIGDTIRHLPCLHKFHKDCIDEWVRRKTSCPICKSSVT, encoded by the exons ATGGATGACATGGATATTGATCAGGTTGTGGAGGTTCCTGATACCCCAGATAGATTAGCATCTCAGAATATCAATGGCAAAAACTGTATAAGACGAGAGAGACATGTATCATCCATGGGTAATCTTAATGAGAATGCTGATATGTCTAATGCTGGGTTACAAGGTGGGCTGAGAAACAATAAACGGACAGCTAAAAGTGAGGGCAGAAGCGTTTATCTTCCCCCTAGAAATGGTTCCAAAAAATCTGAGCTTCAGGGGAATATCATAAATATTTTATCAGGACCTGCACTGTCTTCTAGGGGTGCGTGCAACTCAAGAAGAGCTGAGGCAGACCTTAAATTCAATCATCGGGGAAAAAGTAGCATCCAAACTGAATACACGGGAAAAGGAAAAGCTCTTTCTAGTTCTCATTCTGAGATGCCTGGATACCAAGGACCTGTTAAAGTACCTGATCTGACCAAAGACGATGACCATTTTAAAATAAGTCAGAAATTCGTCACAGGAAGTAGTCAATCTGAAGAACATAAAAAGGAAATGTCAGACACAAGCTTTTCGCCTCTGCTCATTGCAGAAGAATCTGATATTGGGAAAAAAGTTGACTACCCGAGGACTTCAAATAGAAACAGTTTTCAAAGAAAATTGGTTAGAAATGGATGCATATCTCCACTTAACGTAGCAAAAGCTAAACTGTCGACACAGAAACAGAATAATACTTTTCTGCACACCCACCAGGATTATTCTGCAACTAGTAGGGATTCATCGGCTGAATTCAAAGATTCTTTTCGAGTCGAGGGTAATGGATGTGTATCTCCACTTAATGTGGCAAAGGCTAATCAGTCGGCTCATAAAAAGAATAACACTTTTCTGCACCCTTACCATGAAGATTCTGGAACTAGTAGGGAATTACCTGCTGAAGACTTGGATTCTCGTCGAGTCAAGGGGAAGGGATTACTAACCCATAGCAGATTATTAAAGGAATCTGAGGCAAAAACAAGGCCTTCATCTGGAAG GACTCTTGCCGGTAAAGTAGATGTAGCTAGTCATGCCAACAAGGATGGACCAAGTGGATGGATAAGTACACATGAGCATACAAGAAGATTAAATCCTTCCTTGTCCAATGAAGAACCTCTTCTTTCCCGCAGGGCAGATGATCCATGTAATGTGAATAAATTTCCTAGGACTGTGGTGGTGAAAAGGGATAATAAAGATGGAAATATTACAAGAAAACACTCAATTCAATCCCAGAATGTATCAGCTGCACCTATAGTCCAGACCGTGCCCCAAAAGCAACAAGGATGCCACTTGAATGATCATCATGATCCTTCAAACATAGTGATTAAAAGACAGAGGCAGGGTTCCTCTAGTAGTCATCAAGGTGAATCCTCTTCATCAGCAATTGCTAACTCTGAATTGGTGGTTCTTGGGTCACCAGGAGAACCATCAAACGGAAGATCAAATAGGACACAGAATAGTCAGGCAGCACGCGGTTTTAAGCCGATTATTGATATTGATGAGTTTTCCCCCGAAACAAGAAATAATGGCTCCTGTAACATAGATTGCAGTAGTAGAAGCGTGTCAGATATGAGGGATAGACAGCTTGAAGCAGATGAAATTTTAGCTAGGGAACTTCAAGAACAACTATATAATGAGTCGAATTTCGCAGCAGATCATGAG TTTGATGAACACTTTGCATTGGCACTGCAGCAAGAGAATTTACAGCATGCTTTTGATAGTAGAAGTCGGCATGTATCTCATCCT AGAAGCTCGTCCATATCAAATTTACATCGAGAAAACGTATTTCGGTCTTCTCCAAATTCTTCCACCCGGAGAGTTACCCAGCCTCGAGTGCCTACCTCTACTAGAATGGCACGGCTGAGAGGAGGTCGGTTTCCAGGACAATCTCGTACTGTATCATCTAGACAAAGAAATGTCGTGTTTCCTCCCAACATGGATGTTGACATG AGAATGCATATACTGGAAACACTAGAGGCCTTCAATGATATGGGAATGGCTGGTAGTCTCCTTCAAACTCAGCGTGATTTCAACGA AAATGATTATGAAATGTTATTGGCTCTTGATGAGAACAATGACCGACATGGAGGTGCATCTGCGGCTCAGATAAATGCTTTGCCAGAATCTACGGTTCAG ACTGATAATTTTGAAGAGTGTTCAATTTGTCTCGAAACTCCAACCATTGGGGATACAATACGCCATCTTCCTTGTCTGCACAAATTTCACAAAGAT TGCATCGACGAATGGGTCCGAAGAAAAACATCGTGTCCAATTTGCAAGTCATCCGTCACTTGA
- the LOC141675372 gene encoding uncharacterized protein LOC141675372 isoform X1, protein MDDMDIDQVVEVPDTPDRLASQNINGKNCIRRERHVSSMGNLNENADMSNAGLQGGLRNNKRTAKSEGRSVYLPPRNGSKKSELQGNIINILSGPALSSRGACNSRRAEADLKFNHRGKSSIQTEYTGKGKALSSSHSEMPGYQGPVKVPDLTKDDDHFKISQKFVTGSSQSEEHKKEMSDTSFSPLLIAEESDIGKKVDYPRTSNRNSFQRKLVRNGCISPLNVAKAKLSTQKQNNTFLHTHQDYSATSRDSSAEFKDSFRVEGNGCVSPLNVAKANQSAHKKNNTFLHPYHEDSGTSRELPAEDLDSRRVKGKGLLTHSRLLKESEAKTRPSSGRTLAGKVDVASHANKDGPSGWISTHEHTRRLNPSLSNEEPLLSRRADDPCNVNKFPRTVVVKRDNKDGNITRKHSIQSQNVSAAPIVQTVPQKQQGCHLNDHHDPSNIVIKRQRQGSSSSHQGESSSSAIANSELVVLGSPGEPSNGRSNRTQNSQAARGFKPIIDIDEFSPETRNNGSCNIDCSSRSVSDMRDRQLEADEILARELQEQLYNESNFAADHEQENLQHAFDSRSRHVSHPRSSSISNLHRENVFRSSPNSSTRRVTQPRVPTSTRMARLRGGRFPGQSRTVSSRQRNVVFPPNMDVDMRMHILETLEAFNDMGMAGSLLQTQRDFNENDYEMLLALDENNDRHGGASAAQINALPESTVQTDNFEECSICLETPTIGDTIRHLPCLHKFHKDCIDEWVRRKTSCPICKSSVT, encoded by the exons ATGGATGACATGGATATTGATCAGGTTGTGGAGGTTCCTGATACCCCAGATAGATTAGCATCTCAGAATATCAATGGCAAAAACTGTATAAGACGAGAGAGACATGTATCATCCATGGGTAATCTTAATGAGAATGCTGATATGTCTAATGCTGGGTTACAAGGTGGGCTGAGAAACAATAAACGGACAGCTAAAAGTGAGGGCAGAAGCGTTTATCTTCCCCCTAGAAATGGTTCCAAAAAATCTGAGCTTCAGGGGAATATCATAAATATTTTATCAGGACCTGCACTGTCTTCTAGGGGTGCGTGCAACTCAAGAAGAGCTGAGGCAGACCTTAAATTCAATCATCGGGGAAAAAGTAGCATCCAAACTGAATACACGGGAAAAGGAAAAGCTCTTTCTAGTTCTCATTCTGAGATGCCTGGATACCAAGGACCTGTTAAAGTACCTGATCTGACCAAAGACGATGACCATTTTAAAATAAGTCAGAAATTCGTCACAGGAAGTAGTCAATCTGAAGAACATAAAAAGGAAATGTCAGACACAAGCTTTTCGCCTCTGCTCATTGCAGAAGAATCTGATATTGGGAAAAAAGTTGACTACCCGAGGACTTCAAATAGAAACAGTTTTCAAAGAAAATTGGTTAGAAATGGATGCATATCTCCACTTAACGTAGCAAAAGCTAAACTGTCGACACAGAAACAGAATAATACTTTTCTGCACACCCACCAGGATTATTCTGCAACTAGTAGGGATTCATCGGCTGAATTCAAAGATTCTTTTCGAGTCGAGGGTAATGGATGTGTATCTCCACTTAATGTGGCAAAGGCTAATCAGTCGGCTCATAAAAAGAATAACACTTTTCTGCACCCTTACCATGAAGATTCTGGAACTAGTAGGGAATTACCTGCTGAAGACTTGGATTCTCGTCGAGTCAAGGGGAAGGGATTACTAACCCATAGCAGATTATTAAAGGAATCTGAGGCAAAAACAAGGCCTTCATCTGGAAG GACTCTTGCCGGTAAAGTAGATGTAGCTAGTCATGCCAACAAGGATGGACCAAGTGGATGGATAAGTACACATGAGCATACAAGAAGATTAAATCCTTCCTTGTCCAATGAAGAACCTCTTCTTTCCCGCAGGGCAGATGATCCATGTAATGTGAATAAATTTCCTAGGACTGTGGTGGTGAAAAGGGATAATAAAGATGGAAATATTACAAGAAAACACTCAATTCAATCCCAGAATGTATCAGCTGCACCTATAGTCCAGACCGTGCCCCAAAAGCAACAAGGATGCCACTTGAATGATCATCATGATCCTTCAAACATAGTGATTAAAAGACAGAGGCAGGGTTCCTCTAGTAGTCATCAAGGTGAATCCTCTTCATCAGCAATTGCTAACTCTGAATTGGTGGTTCTTGGGTCACCAGGAGAACCATCAAACGGAAGATCAAATAGGACACAGAATAGTCAGGCAGCACGCGGTTTTAAGCCGATTATTGATATTGATGAGTTTTCCCCCGAAACAAGAAATAATGGCTCCTGTAACATAGATTGCAGTAGTAGAAGCGTGTCAGATATGAGGGATAGACAGCTTGAAGCAGATGAAATTTTAGCTAGGGAACTTCAAGAACAACTATATAATGAGTCGAATTTCGCAGCAGATCATGAG CAAGAGAATTTACAGCATGCTTTTGATAGTAGAAGTCGGCATGTATCTCATCCT AGAAGCTCGTCCATATCAAATTTACATCGAGAAAACGTATTTCGGTCTTCTCCAAATTCTTCCACCCGGAGAGTTACCCAGCCTCGAGTGCCTACCTCTACTAGAATGGCACGGCTGAGAGGAGGTCGGTTTCCAGGACAATCTCGTACTGTATCATCTAGACAAAGAAATGTCGTGTTTCCTCCCAACATGGATGTTGACATG AGAATGCATATACTGGAAACACTAGAGGCCTTCAATGATATGGGAATGGCTGGTAGTCTCCTTCAAACTCAGCGTGATTTCAACGA AAATGATTATGAAATGTTATTGGCTCTTGATGAGAACAATGACCGACATGGAGGTGCATCTGCGGCTCAGATAAATGCTTTGCCAGAATCTACGGTTCAG ACTGATAATTTTGAAGAGTGTTCAATTTGTCTCGAAACTCCAACCATTGGGGATACAATACGCCATCTTCCTTGTCTGCACAAATTTCACAAAGAT TGCATCGACGAATGGGTCCGAAGAAAAACATCGTGTCCAATTTGCAAGTCATCCGTCACTTGA